The following are from one region of the Salicibibacter kimchii genome:
- a CDS encoding YojF family protein — protein sequence MEPITPTRVQELIDTFARKDVYLHLETTNGAYASHFDQSFFSAGAYIRNAHINYKHGKITGGGPYRVGLELDIGWVYGEGLTHFELNEDDQLILVGLNHEDKIAVTLEISEQPFRK from the coding sequence GTGGAACCCATTACCCCTACACGTGTACAAGAATTAATTGATACATTTGCCAGAAAAGATGTTTATTTACATTTGGAAACGACCAACGGTGCCTATGCATCTCATTTTGACCAATCTTTCTTTTCGGCGGGCGCCTATATACGTAACGCCCACATTAACTATAAACACGGAAAAATCACCGGCGGCGGCCCTTACCGTGTCGGTTTGGAGTTGGATATCGGCTGGGTGTATGGAGAAGGACTTACGCATTTCGAACTCAATGAAGATGACCAACTCATTCTCGTCGGATTAAATCACGAAGATAAAATTGCCGTTACACTGGAAATTTCCGAACAACCGTTTAGAAAATAA
- a CDS encoding AbrB/MazE/SpoVT family DNA-binding domain-containing protein: MTSKGQVTIPKAIREQLKLQEGDKLAFIEENGKILLTKSSTIALRQFFDSVNREAEKQG, encoded by the coding sequence GTGACCTCAAAAGGACAAGTGACCATCCCAAAAGCTATCCGTGAACAGTTAAAGTTACAAGAAGGCGATAAGTTGGCTTTTATTGAAGAGAACGGTAAAATCTTACTAACTAAATCGAGCACAATCGCACTACGTCAATTTTTTGATTCCGTGAATAGAGAAGCAGAAAAACAGGGATAA
- a CDS encoding sulfite exporter TauE/SafE family protein, producing MDIDIWIYPVILMVGLVAGIINTVSAGGSLLTLPMLIFLGLPSAEANGTNRVAIVVQTMIAVLAFRNKGQLETKVSAMVMLPAVIGSVLGAFAAVAIGDELFQLILAVTMVVTIIFIIWDPTKRVGADHRLSMSRKLLGLFTFLAIGFYGGFIQVGAGFYIVVTALLVFQLSFIHANSVKILVGGTYVFVSLIVFGINGEVNWALGLLLAVGNACGAWLGSQIIMGSKTKLIKWILLVTVLIMAVRLVYDVVMIGR from the coding sequence ATGGATATAGATATATGGATCTATCCGGTTATTCTGATGGTCGGACTCGTCGCGGGCATCATTAATACTGTTTCCGCAGGGGGTTCATTACTTACGTTGCCGATGTTGATTTTTCTTGGCTTGCCGTCCGCAGAAGCAAATGGCACCAATCGTGTTGCCATCGTTGTTCAGACGATGATCGCGGTTCTGGCTTTCCGAAACAAAGGTCAATTGGAAACAAAGGTAAGTGCAATGGTTATGTTACCGGCTGTGATCGGCTCGGTATTGGGTGCATTTGCAGCTGTTGCCATTGGCGATGAACTTTTTCAACTTATCCTGGCGGTGACGATGGTCGTCACGATTATTTTTATCATTTGGGACCCGACAAAAAGAGTGGGGGCTGACCATCGTTTATCCATGTCGCGAAAACTATTGGGATTGTTTACGTTTTTAGCCATCGGCTTTTATGGCGGGTTTATCCAGGTAGGGGCAGGGTTTTATATTGTCGTCACAGCTTTGCTCGTATTTCAGCTATCTTTTATTCACGCGAACAGCGTCAAAATATTGGTCGGCGGCACGTATGTGTTCGTTTCGTTGATTGTGTTTGGGATAAACGGGGAAGTGAATTGGGCGCTGGGATTATTGCTCGCCGTAGGGAATGCATGTGGTGCCTGGCTTGGCAGTCAAATTATTATGGGGAGTAAAACAAAACTCATTAAATGGATTCTTCTAGTTACCGTGCTCATTATGGCCGTAAGGCTTGTTTATGATGTGGTAATGATAGGGAGATAG
- the bshB2 gene encoding bacillithiol biosynthesis deacetylase BshB2, translating into MVKKERHVLVIFPHPDDEAFGVSGTISAHIANGTPVTYACLTLGEMGRSIGNPPIATRESLPDVRKKELEEAAEAMGLTDLRMMGFRDKTIEFLAPGVLKGMVEELIAELNPSLVISFYPEHSVHPDHNATAEAVAEVLADMPKETRPTFYALAITLDNPDVVYSVKDYMKQKLGALKAHHSQFGVTFAEREKYYRDGDPEIVERLENERFFAYKFADES; encoded by the coding sequence ATGGTGAAAAAAGAACGCCACGTACTTGTCATTTTTCCTCATCCTGACGACGAGGCATTTGGCGTTTCCGGAACCATTTCCGCCCACATTGCGAACGGAACGCCGGTCACTTATGCTTGTCTGACGCTTGGAGAGATGGGAAGAAGCATTGGGAACCCTCCGATTGCCACACGCGAATCCCTTCCGGACGTACGAAAAAAAGAATTAGAAGAAGCAGCGGAAGCAATGGGACTCACCGATTTGCGAATGATGGGTTTCCGGGATAAAACCATCGAATTTCTTGCTCCCGGTGTGCTCAAAGGCATGGTGGAGGAACTAATCGCGGAGTTAAACCCTTCGCTCGTCATTTCTTTTTATCCCGAACATTCGGTCCATCCCGATCATAATGCCACGGCTGAAGCCGTCGCAGAAGTACTTGCCGATATGCCAAAAGAGACAAGGCCAACCTTTTATGCCCTTGCCATCACGCTTGATAATCCGGATGTTGTCTACTCGGTAAAAGATTACATGAAACAAAAGCTCGGGGCATTAAAAGCCCACCACTCCCAATTCGGAGTTACGTTTGCCGAACGGGAAAAATACTATCGGGACGGCGATCCCGAAATTGTGGAGAGACTGGAAAACGAACGATTCTTTGCGTATAAATTTGCAGACGAATCTTAA
- a CDS encoding manganese catalase family protein: protein MFKRVDKLQIDLPRPEEPDPDAAGAVQELLGGRFGEMSTLNNYMFQSFNFRAKKKLRPFYELIANITGEEIGHVELVSNTINVMLDGHVGNGSTNPDETPLEPALSQDNKYHFVLGGQNALPADSAGRPWSGDNVFSSGNLVNDLLHNFYLEIGARNHKMRVYQMTDNEAARELAGYLLVRGGVHATAYAKALEEITGVNMMKMLPVPDLDNSKFKHARKYEEKGEHRKLYRFSDDDYKLLDRIWNGPTPVGPPGELEVVDGLPEGGEIPDLEHIPEEFAPGFDEDQFRELSKRLQYEAGM, encoded by the coding sequence TTGTTTAAGCGAGTGGACAAGCTGCAAATTGACCTTCCTAGACCAGAGGAGCCGGACCCGGATGCGGCAGGAGCTGTACAGGAGTTATTGGGCGGTAGATTCGGTGAAATGTCGACGTTAAACAATTACATGTTTCAGTCATTTAACTTCAGAGCGAAGAAAAAGTTACGACCATTTTATGAGTTGATTGCAAATATAACGGGTGAGGAAATCGGCCACGTGGAATTGGTATCCAATACGATCAATGTTATGTTGGATGGCCATGTCGGAAATGGAAGTACCAATCCCGATGAAACACCACTTGAACCAGCATTGAGCCAGGACAATAAATATCATTTCGTTCTTGGAGGCCAGAACGCGCTACCGGCCGATTCTGCCGGAAGGCCATGGAGCGGAGATAATGTGTTCTCCAGCGGCAATCTTGTGAATGACTTGCTGCATAACTTTTACTTGGAAATCGGCGCGCGTAATCATAAGATGCGCGTCTATCAAATGACAGACAACGAAGCTGCTCGCGAATTAGCCGGGTATTTACTCGTACGAGGCGGAGTTCATGCTACGGCTTACGCGAAGGCACTCGAAGAAATTACCGGTGTCAACATGATGAAAATGCTCCCCGTTCCTGATCTGGACAACTCTAAATTTAAACATGCCAGAAAATATGAAGAAAAAGGGGAGCATCGCAAGCTTTACCGATTTAGCGACGATGATTACAAATTGCTCGACCGCATCTGGAATGGCCCGACACCCGTTGGTCCGCCAGGGGAACTTGAAGTCGTCGATGGCTTGCCTGAAGGAGGAGAAATTCCGGATCTAGAGCATATTCCGGAAGAATTCGCGCCGGGATTTGACGAAGATCAATTCCGGGAATTATCGAAACGCCTTCAGTATGAAGCG